The Micromonospora violae DNA segment CCGGGTGTGGCACGTTGTCGGCACCGGCTTCCGGGCACGCCGACGCGCCGCTCTCCGGTCAGACCGCGCCGAGCTCAGAACCGAGCCCCGACGACACCCCGACCCCGGAGATCCCGACCGACGAGCAGATCCCCACCAGGGCGGCCGGCACCTTCACCAGAGCCACCGGCACCGGTCGGGTGATCGGTGCGGGCAAGGAGCGGGTGCGCTACAGCGTCTCGGTGGAGAAGGGCATCGCCTGGGGTGACATCCCCGCCTGGAAGCCGGCCCGGTTCGCCGCAAGCATCGAGCAGGTGTTGGCGGCGCCGAACGGATGGGCCACCTCGGCACAGCACCCGGTCACCAACAAAGCCGTGAACCTGAGCCGGGCCTCGTGGTCGTTTCAGCGGGTGGGCACCTCGAAGGCCGACGTCGACGTGCGGCTGGCGACACCGGAGACAGTGGACCGACTCTGCGGCGCCAGCGGCGTCGACACCGAGGGTGTCTACTCCTGCAAGTACGGCAAGACCATCATGATCAATTTGCGGCGCTGGCTCCAGGGTTCACCGGGGTACCCGGTCACCATCGACGAGTACCACGCGGGCGTGATCAATCACGAGTTCGGTCACTTCCTGGGCTTCGCCCACATGAAGTGCGGTGGCCTGGGCGAACCGGGCCCGGTCATGATGACCCAGACCATCGACCTGGGCGGGTGCCTGCCCAACGTCAGCCCGTTCGTCGGCAACGGCCGGTTCGTCAGCGGACCGTGGGCGCCGTCCTGACCTGGTGATTCCGGCCCGCCCCCGGCCATGATCGACACGGGATCCTTGAACGCGCGGTATCGGCGTCCACGCGATACCCCGATATCACTGGATCCCGTGTCGATCATGCCAACCGGGCCGTACTCCGGGATTCGATCAGGTGGTGGTCAGGCCCTGCAGACCCTTGAGCATCTCGGCGAAGTCGGCGGTCTCCGCCGGCGGCGGAGACTCGATGGTCACCGCCTTGTCGTAGTCGGTGTAGTCGATCACCATGTCGCCCATCGCGCCCATCACCAGGCCGGCCCGACGCGGCCGGTACTGCTCGTCGACCCACAGGTCGATCGTCAGCTCCTTGACGCCCTGCGTGGCCAGCGCCTGCTCGGTGACGTCCCGGCGCGCGGCGTCGATCTGGTCGAGGTAGGTCGCCACCGGAGTGGTGACGGTG contains these protein-coding regions:
- a CDS encoding DUF3152 domain-containing protein → MRIKGRLLVPIALALMLTTAGCGTLSAPASGHADAPLSGQTAPSSEPSPDDTPTPEIPTDEQIPTRAAGTFTRATGTGRVIGAGKERVRYSVSVEKGIAWGDIPAWKPARFAASIEQVLAAPNGWATSAQHPVTNKAVNLSRASWSFQRVGTSKADVDVRLATPETVDRLCGASGVDTEGVYSCKYGKTIMINLRRWLQGSPGYPVTIDEYHAGVINHEFGHFLGFAHMKCGGLGEPGPVMMTQTIDLGGCLPNVSPFVGNGRFVSGPWAPS